The Helicoverpa armigera isolate CAAS_96S chromosome 5, ASM3070526v1, whole genome shotgun sequence sequence AAAAATTCACACCACATAGGAAAAATCGTCCTGAAAATATGCTATTGTGAAAGCGCCGTTAATCTGTATTTGCTAGCATTAGGCTAAATGGCTATTTATCTTAAACTAACGCAACTGACAATTATAACAGTAATGTAGCATTTACTACACACTTAAACTAAGGTGGTCTGAAATCGTAAGCTTACTTTAACGATACATTGTGAAAACAAAAGGCCATATTTGACACTAAAATACATTTAGGTTAAGTTAACAAAGAAAGATGGAGCAATTAACTTTAGAGTAACTTCATAGATGGTTTCATAAACTAAGTGACACtagaagtacctaagtatttcttaCCCATTTCGCCAGTAGTAGAGTGTGCTTCCATTAGGTTTGCATCTAGAGGCCCGGTACACCTCAGGTGCACATTTGCATCTTTGATCAGCATCCTCTTGTGTACTCTCGCTCCGAATGCTTCTAAAGCTGCTGTACATTGAGCTGTAGAAATAtagaaaaattttaaattatatgtctTTGTAAACGTCTTAggtaaaaactaaatatttggCTCCATTCCTCTTACTTTTATGATCCCTTGCCCTGGGGACCAAGTTATCTTGAAAGCCtatagttggccgatagttggcACACTCCATTATGAGCCTGATAAAATCGGAAGACTAAAAGTTTCAGTGCAATCTGGCAATGCACGGAGTTACTTATAATTTGCAATGAAACAATTTGTTAGGAGTTCATAGACCATCTGTATTTTAACCCACACTCGTATACTTACTGAAGTTGGCAGACATCTTGCCGGTGGACTCGACGGGTAACATCTGGAAGTCTCCGAGCACCACGTAGTCGCCTGACATCATTAGGTGCGGCAAGCTGATGTTGGCTGTCACTTTCAACTCCTCAGGATATACGCTGCAATTaaggaaaattattaaaaataagaatatcttaattaaaagaatatataataactagccgttttcccgcggtttcactcgcgtcccgtgctaactactgcccgtaccgggataaaatatagcctatcgtggataatgtagcgttcgaaatatttgtaatttttaaaaactgtccagtagtttttgagcctattcattacaaccaaacaaacaaacaaagttttactgattattatattagtatagatagataatatCATGTACATAtatcaatatatgtatattgtatagtaAAGATCATATCAATAAATGGATTTAtgttgatgatttatttattatgattcatGTTTCAAACGCATATTCTTTCCATTATTTTCCACATCTTTGAGGCTCTTAAACCCGTGAGCTTTATGGTACTAagataggtaatataaaaatattgtacttacTCCAACTTATTAAAGCTATAATTGGTAAGACCTTCAAGCGCCACGTCAGACAGCCAAGCATCATACTTGAAGCTGTTCTTAGGCATGTTGTGCTGTCGCAGCCTGATGCTGGGCACCTTCAGCGGCTCCAGCGGCTGGATGTTCAGCGAGGGCACTCCTTGCGCGAGGAGGTGCCGAGCTTGTTCGGCCACGCGTTGGATGCAATTTGCGATGTCGGGGTCCGAGTAGTGGCATATTGATTTTGCTGCAACATGTGAGTATATTTTTCAGGGACTTTGATTACTGATATTTTTgagacatttttttatattacatacaGCAGCTTTCGCCTGCGACTTCACATGCATTCCGAGGGAACTGCTTTACATAACTCTAACTCAAAAACGTCCATTCAAATTAGACTGGAGACATACTTAGATATTATATCCAGCCCTTATATTATTTTCCATACTGCCTGCCTcgttgcctcgttggtctagtggtcgcaagcgcgggctgcggtcttgcgcctgatctctttccggtcgtgtcggattgccgtcccatcgggttatgagagtgaaggaatagggagtgcacctgtgtctgcgcaaatgcttctGCACCCTCTGATCttctgatctccttaaatgagaacagccgcagtAGCCGAAATCGGCCATGTACGCCACCATTATTATTATccataggtacagtcaacttcaggtcagtggtaacagttttataggaaaatcgtacctattactattgtgttaaggtgcatgacagttaccactgatgtgcggtctaccgtacaaaCAAATTTTCACGTTTGTTATATTTGGTAGGAAAATGGCAATACCTTTTATTTCTCTTTCATAAGAGATTCCAAAGGGTAAGTTTGCAATTTGACGAATAAAGCGCGTGGTTCAAGTCAATGCGAGAGATAAAAAAGTTCATTGGtagatgttttattaaattatcaatatcaaataaaataataaaagaaactcACATATCTCAGTACTATTACTATCTTCATAAACAGTTCCATTTCTACTTATTCGCCTACCAAGCACACAGTTAAAATAAATCACTAACAATATTAACTTAATGTAATTCATGTTGCAACCTCTTTAGTCTAGATATTCACTATATCTAAGAAAATCAGTATAAAAAGCTCCCTTATAATACTTAGTTCCGATGGTGTATCAAGTTGCCTTATGTGGGTAAAACCTCGAATAAGgtcgtttgggctacattgcaAATATCTTCTAGTTatagaaacattttaaatgcttGTGTGCATGcattagatattttaataacggTTAAGTTATGAGTTAACTTAACTCTGGTATTCTAGTAATAACTTGGGTTCTGCAGTTTGTCGTAGATTGAGAAGAGAGCCTTAAATCTTCTATCTATATCATCAATGCCTGGATGTGTCGCGATGATTCAGATCAGTTTTGTTGTCGTCctcattatttaataaatccaAAGATGCCTTGGTGTAGCAGGTACCCCTTTTTGTCAAACGAAGAAAACGCATACAAGCAGCGCTCGGGGAAACTGTGGGACTTGCACATATTAGGGTACCTAACCCTAATTTTACCCTTCGGTCACTCACTATTTAAAATCTAAATCTaagtataggtatattttaccaAGTTGTTTACATCAAATTTCATCtcgttttttttctgttaaataCGTACCAATTGGTATTTTTAGAGTTACTGTGATAAAAACATACTTACtcgat is a genomic window containing:
- the LOC110379209 gene encoding uncharacterized protein LOC110379209, which encodes MVAYMADFGYCGCSHLRRSEDQRVQKHLRRHRCTPYSFTLITRWDGNPTRPERDQAQDRSPRLRPLDQRGNEAGTKSICHYSDPDIANCIQRVAEQARHLLAQGVPSLNIQPLEPLKVPSIRLRQHNMPKNSFKYDAWLSDVALEGLTNYSFNKLDVYPEELKVTANISLPHLMMSGDYVVLGDFQMLPVESTGKMSANFTQCTAALEAFGARVHKRMLIKDANVHLRCTGPLDANLMEAHSTTGEMEMITDHIAQMHSMEIAKEVQPAVETALAMVLEDIANKFLRHIPPDMVFAN